In Zea mays cultivar B73 chromosome 7, Zm-B73-REFERENCE-NAM-5.0, whole genome shotgun sequence, the following proteins share a genomic window:
- the LOC100274082 gene encoding uncharacterized protein LOC100274082: protein MAAKAVASPLAFRRDVRGPLGRPAPGGCRSGTGTGTGLPGVLYWSGGAGGGSRLLAARARGRNRFGGGGGGRGASRDETAEEDEDEAADVVIVDAGDEEEYASDELSGFRGLVLDLSYRPVNVVCWKRAICLEFIGKAHVLEYYDQTVSSPSGSFYIPAVLRVPQLLQVVKRRRVKQSLSRKNILYRDDFTCQYCSCGDDLTIDHVIPISRGGKWEWENLVTACARCNSRKGQKTLEQANMKLRKIPRAPKEYDIMAVPLTKSAFRTLKRNHGLPEVWLQYLARPSP, encoded by the exons ATGGCGGCCAAGGCGGTGGCTTCGCCGCTCGCGTTCCGCCGCGACGTGCGTGGCCCGCTCGGCCGTCCTGCCCCGGGCGGCTGCCGGAGCGGGACCGGGACCGGGACAGGGCTGCCGGGGGTGCTGTACTGGAGCGGTGGcgccggcggcggcagcaggctgctcgcggcgcgggcgcgcgggaggaACAggttcggcggcggcggcggcgggcggggcGCGTCCAGGGACGAGACAGCggaggaggacgaggacgaggcCGCCGACGTGGTGATCGTCGACGCCGGGGACGAGGAGGAGTACGCCTCCGACGAGCTGTCCGGTTTCAGGGGCCTGGTTCTTGATCTCTCCTACAG GCCTGTCAACGTGGTGTGCTGGAAGCGCGCCATCTGCCTGGAGTTCATTGGGAAG GCCCATGTGTTGGAGTACTACGACCAGACCGTCTCTTCGCCTAGCGGGTCCTTCTACATCCCTGCAGTTTTGAGG GTTCCACAGTTGCTGCAGGTAGTAAAGAGAAGAAGGGTCAAGCAGAGCCTTAGCCGTAAAAACATTCTTTACAGGGATGACTTCACCTGTCA ATATTGTTCTTGTGGTGACGACTTGACAATTGACCATGTTATTCCGATCTCGCGTGGCGGTAAATGGGAATGGGAGAATTTG GTGACTGCCTGTGCAAGATGCAACTCCAGGAAGGGGCAGAAGACACTGGAGCAGGCAAACATGAAGCTGCGCAAGATCCCCAGG GCGCCCAAGGAGTACGATATCATGGCTGTGCCCTTGACAAAATCTGCGTTCAGAACGCTCAAGAGGAACCATGGCCTCCCTGAAGTGTGGCTGCAGTACCTTGCCAGGCCATCTCCATGA
- the LOC100274082 gene encoding uncharacterized protein isoform X1, with translation MAAKAVASPLAFRRDVRGPLGRPAPGGCRSGTGTGTGLPGVLYWSGGAGGGSRLLAARARGRNRFGGGGGGRGASRDETAEEDEDEAADVVIVDAGDEEEYASDELSGFRGLVLDLSYRVTVLKLACQRGVLEARHLPGVHWEAMQAHVLEYYDQTVSSPSGSFYIPAVLRVPQLLQVVKRRRVKQSLSRKNILYRDDFTCQYCSCGDDLTIDHVIPISRGGKWEWENLVTACARCNSRKGQKTLEQANMKLRKIPRAPKEYDIMAVPLTKSAFRTLKRNHGLPEVWLQYLARPSP, from the exons ATGGCGGCCAAGGCGGTGGCTTCGCCGCTCGCGTTCCGCCGCGACGTGCGTGGCCCGCTCGGCCGTCCTGCCCCGGGCGGCTGCCGGAGCGGGACCGGGACCGGGACAGGGCTGCCGGGGGTGCTGTACTGGAGCGGTGGcgccggcggcggcagcaggctgctcgcggcgcgggcgcgcgggaggaACAggttcggcggcggcggcggcgggcggggcGCGTCCAGGGACGAGACAGCggaggaggacgaggacgaggcCGCCGACGTGGTGATCGTCGACGCCGGGGACGAGGAGGAGTACGCCTCCGACGAGCTGTCCGGTTTCAGGGGCCTGGTTCTTGATCTCTCCTACAG AGTAACAGTTCTTAAACTG GCCTGTCAACGTGGTGTGCTGGAAGCGCGCCATCTGCCTGGAGTTCATTGGGAAG CTATGCAGGCCCATGTGTTGGAGTACTACGACCAGACCGTCTCTTCGCCTAGCGGGTCCTTCTACATCCCTGCAGTTTTGAGG GTTCCACAGTTGCTGCAGGTAGTAAAGAGAAGAAGGGTCAAGCAGAGCCTTAGCCGTAAAAACATTCTTTACAGGGATGACTTCACCTGTCA ATATTGTTCTTGTGGTGACGACTTGACAATTGACCATGTTATTCCGATCTCGCGTGGCGGTAAATGGGAATGGGAGAATTTG GTGACTGCCTGTGCAAGATGCAACTCCAGGAAGGGGCAGAAGACACTGGAGCAGGCAAACATGAAGCTGCGCAAGATCCCCAGG GCGCCCAAGGAGTACGATATCATGGCTGTGCCCTTGACAAAATCTGCGTTCAGAACGCTCAAGAGGAACCATGGCCTCCCTGAAGTGTGGCTGCAGTACCTTGCCAGGCCATCTCCATGA
- the LOC100191952 gene encoding YTH domain-containing protein ECT4-like, with product MAAVGSLKPGMETLHVQDYKDAPPAKAAVESLQPAMESLHVQDYKDAPPAKGVAAAAVGSLQPGAENLQVQDYKDGNMYYGAYPAYAYGAYGGWGEYPYLSHDGAQTPTAGTYADMYYGYAPYGVATMGHDGQIYGSQNYQYPSTYTKQQNSTAKLSSNGISEKLTPAPQTDVSTIGVDEVKGLKNSNSVLKTDRNMPGSNGSYGRSSVRSGSYQNQTSWSHYPYYSSEMFSDKQQKFTGNHNSTSNPKTKGQSRNQNTRQYPHLMGLQTPTSSVYSANGIYGYDGSYGPGLWYGSHMYNSGLYGGWNSLYDGKYRTRGRGNNGYYVYGNGSIDGFNELKRGPRSGMYKNQLGLEATTQAPAKEQDLLFANGSHPAMKDQYNQADFAETYSDAKFFIIKSYSEDDVHKSVKYNVWASTPNGNKKLDAAYQEAKEKSSETPVFLLFSVNASGQFVGLAEMVGRVDFEKTVEHWQQDKWTGCFPVKWHIVKDVPNSLLKHIILENNENKPVTNSRDTHEVKLEQGLQVLKIFKDHVCKTSILDDFGFYDNREKMMQERKAKQQQSLKKVIDVKLPSVTDMERSPKGETGSTELTGVGTDVLNKERLLGKAGEKNGEKGNDVAPQDLKTQTEKLAGLNGC from the exons ATGGCGGCTGTAGGCAGCTTGAAGCCGGGGATGGAGACTCTTCATGTGCAGGACTACAAGGACGCGCCTCCGGCCAAGGCCGCGGTAGAGAGCCTCCAGCCGGCGATGGAGAGTCTGCATGTGCAGGATTACAAGGACGCGCCTCCGGCCAAGGGcgtggccgccgccgccgtaGGGAGCTTGCAGCCGGGGGCGGAGAACCTGCAGGTGCAGGACTACAAGGACGGTAACATGTATTATGGTGCTTACCCGGCTTATGCCTATGGAG CCTATGGTGGCTGGGGGGAGTACCCATACCTGAGCCATGATGGAGCACAGACACCAACTGCT GGTACCTATGCTGACATGTACTATGGCTATGCTCCATATGGTGTTGCAACCATGGGGCATGATGGTCAGATTTATGGGTCTCAGAATTACCAGTACCCGTCGACATACACCAAGCAACAGAACTCTACTGCCAAGCTGTCATCCAATGGTATAAGTGAGAAATTGACTCCAGCGCCGCAAACGGATGTATCTACTATTGGTGTGGATGAGGTGAaaggtttgaaaaattcaaattcggTGCTGAAGACAGACCGGAACATGCCAGGTTCCAATGGTTCATATGGCCGGTCTAGTGTGCGTTCTGGCAGCTATCAGAACCAGACTAGTTGGTCACACTATCCATATTATAGTAGTGAGATGTTCTCTGACAAGCAGCAAAAGTTCACCGGCAACCACAATTCGACTTCCAACCCTAAAACCAAGGGGCAGTCGAGGAATCAAAACACGAGGCAGTATCCTCATCTCATG GGTTTGCAAACACCAACTTCATCAGTGTACTCAGCTAATGGAATTTATGGGTATGATGGGAGCTATGGACCCGGCCTTTGGTATGGATCGCACATGTATAATTCTGGATTATATGGTGGATGGAATTCACTGTATGATGGAAAGTACAGAACCAGAGGAAGAGGTAACAATGGGTATTATGTTTATGGTAATGGAAGCATAGATGGCTTTAATGAGCTGAAAAGAGGGCCAAGAAGTGGTATGTACAAAAACCAGCTGGGGCTTGAAGCTACTACCCAAGCACCAGCAAAAGAGCAGGATCTTTTGTTTGCTAATGGTTCACATCCTGCCATGAAGGATCAGTATAATCAGGCTGACTTTGCGGAAACATACTCAGACGCTAAATTCTTCATTATTAAATCTTACAGTGAAGATGATGTTCACAAGAGCGTTAAGTACAATGTGTGGGCTAGCACTCCCAATGGTAATAAGAAACTTGATGCTGCCTATCAAGAGGCTAAAGAAAAATCAAGCGAAACTcctgtttttcttcttttctct GTGAATGCAAGTGGCCAGTTTGTCGGCCTTGCTGAAATGGTGGGTCGTGTTGATTTTGAAAAAACAGTAGAGCATTGGCAACAGGACAAATGGACTGGTTGTTTCCCTGTCAAGTGGCACATTGTGAAGGATGTTCCAAACAGCTTGCTGAAGCACATCATTCTTGAGAACAATGAAAACAAGCCAGTGACGAACAGCAGAGATACACATGAG GTGAAGCTTGAGCAAGGCCTTCAAGTGCTTAAGATTTTCAAGGATCATGTCTGCAAGACATCCATACTGGATGACTTCGGCTTTTATGATAATCGTGAGAAGATGATGCAAGAGAGGAAAGCCAAACAGCAGCAGTCGCTGAAAAAG GTCATTGATGTGAAGCTGCCCAGCGTCACCGACATGGAGAGAAGTCCTAAAGGGGAGACTGGATCAACAGAACTCACTGGGGTTGGGACTGACGTCTTGAACAAAGAGCGTTTATTAGGCAAAGCAGGAGAGAAAAATGGCGAGAAAGGAAATGATGTCGCCCCACAGGACCTGAAAACACAAACTGAGAAGTTGGCGGGTCTAAATGGCTGTTAA